Within the Hevea brasiliensis isolate MT/VB/25A 57/8 chromosome 2, ASM3005281v1, whole genome shotgun sequence genome, the region gtcacttttagctaatttcattagttatttagatagtttttcataattgctaattttggattaatttgtaatttttactttgttttgtaggaaaaatggtgtttttgagggactaaaaagaaattttgccattgaggagtgatttctacagtcaaagatgtcaaaaacaagtttcaaagttgaagtatgcattggccaaattgcgcataacttgccgcataagttgtgcagttctgcacaagGAAAAGAAATAATGTCCCaaacctgccgaaatctgcataagttgccacataacttatgcagatttgtGCCTTGCTTATGCGACCTCACggaaaactgcataacttatgtagTCTTACACCCTGCTCATGCAGCTTCGCACAGAGagccaaaaaccagccgaaaactgcataagggactgcataacttatgcagtccatttATGCAGTTCCATaaagtcttcataatgagctggcagaagattccctcataaaaaaacacctcaaacacaccattttagggctccttgtcagagaaaaagatataaatagacCTTTATCCCATTTTAAAAGGggaggaaaaaggaaaagaagaggagcagcagctgaagagtcaaaaaGAAGTTCAAACGTCACCCCCTCCAATTTCCAgacagatttggagttttctttcctttcttacatatttcttacctttcttgtattgggtttcttagttcttagcttagattaagattttatttccatattatctcagaatatcttgtaaatattatagatagtgagtagttttcattagattctggagttgggatataatatttgagatattttgtggattttgattgggtaatccatattttgtggtcttaatgagttttattcatttcttgtatgctcaatgacatgcttagtgtaggatcccattaagtaatgttcttaatccatggttgaggcatcgaaaggagaaagccttgtgataaataatcaagaaattggacttaattaacttagatctagaaatagactaaggattaagaggatttatagattaattaaggaacttaatgggtcttgattaactttaactccacgaaagtaggattagattgattaaggcactctttgtcccactcgaaaaggtattcaaaggatttaagaattaatctccttaaaacccgtaagttccacaagattagataaccaatttaaaaatcccaaaatagcttgaatatgaattcCCGAACTCCAGAAtcacctttttatcattgttaatttctaattgaatttaattgcttgccaattTAAATCTtaccatatttcaatttgcttattttaatttgatgcaaacttAGTTAATTCATTATATTGTCGAATAGAttattgattttgcacatatagatttcatacttcaatatccattaatttattgctttaatttcaaaaatagttcaaattagtcaaatttttatatcaaaaattcaatcattaacacaactcctcgtgggaacgatatcttttctatattacttgtacgacccgtgcacttgcggttgagcCACATCAATCTCCGCTCTTAATCGAGATCCCAAGTGCTTGAAACCCGTAACCATGGACCTCCCAGAACCGAAGAGAGGAAGAAATGGGTCTCCTGTGAATGGGAGAATGGTTTTGTTGGATTTTGATTAATGGGTTTTGCTGACATTattaaatgaagaagaagaagaaaggaatagATTTGCTTATTGGGATTCCGTTAACAATAAAGAAGAACATATGAAAGGGTATGGTAATTTGAGCACAAAGTTGGTCGAGGAAGCCAAATTTGCAATACAGGTTTCAAGTGCTTGAGGCAAGTTTGAAGCAAAGATTCGTGAAACCTAGCTGAAATTTACCATTCGTAGATGACCTGATAAAACTcataatcttcttcttcttcttctcatttattgatGGTGAGGCAAACTTGTTAGTTTCTCATAAACTCTGCGAAGAGGGCGTTGAGTGCTTttttaataacatgaaataatagTTTATTTCGAAGGGcattatggttttttttttttaaatcatcaaCGGAGACTTTCACGGAAATTGAGCAAGATGAAATCGTTTTCTTTTAAAAACATAGAGATAAAAGTTTTAATCATAACTCATGAATTATAAAAAAAGTAATTTACCCTATTATTTAACGAAAATTCTTGAGTTTCTCTCCCTTTTTATCTACTGCATGGCATTTTTTAGTTGAACTCttccaattatttttttttaatatgcttttagacgtcaaaatcaaaatttatctaatgattaaaaatatattatttatctaTCATGTTTAAGTCTCATTTCCTTGGTCTTTTTAtatacaaaaaaataataatccaAATTTCAATCAGGCAGCCCAACTTACCAGCTACAAACTGTAATTCTTTTGGGCCTTGGTGGACAGAGTTGTTCACCTCATGCATAAACGCAACTTAGTttcgttattattattattattttcaaaaaattgatatttttcaaatttctctttatttttcttacaCAATTAAGAATTCAAACAaagatttaattatatattattatcaAAATAGAAATTCATTcattaaattaaacaaaataattcAAGTAAATTCtagttatataaatttaaaaataaatgaaataatttttttcactATAAGTTGCTGCATATATTTACTTATTCAAGGTCAACCACAAATATAATAAATGTTATTGACATTGTAGCTTAATAGTTGCAGATACTGTGTAATACAAGGAATCTTTTTTTCTAACAAAAAATTATTTTCGTTTTCatcttataaaaataaaaaaatatatgataaattatataataaatcaaTTATTTTATGTAGACAATCATATATGAATGATAAACTAATTATaaagtaataattaaattataataaatttcataaaatttaattttatctatttattaaaaataatttttttatatgataattattttttatatttaattatctttttatttttatttatcatttcaTGTCAAATACCGACTAAAATTACAATTGTATTACATAATATTTCATAATATTTAAGAAAAcagagtagttttttttttttttttttcaaaagattgGGTGATAATTTATTAAGATTGGAACCATTTTGGGTGTGGGCTTGAAACAAACAACCATATAGAATCACAAGTTTTTTAAGATTAGAGTATGATGTCCAGCCCCTAAAACATGAAAGGCTTAGAAATTGAAGGAGAGCAAGATCCTTCTGAGCGTCGCCGCTAGGTTCCTGCACTGAAGCTGGACCATCAACTGGAAATAAAAGATCGTTGTCCTCCGCAGCAAAAGCTCAGTCTGAGCTAGTGAACCTTCGGATAGCACCATTGAAACCAAATTCAGCCAGCATGGTATCTCAAAAGCCCAAAAGCAGAGCCACCTATCACGGCCACGGGAGGGTGACGAAGGCATAGCTAGCCCACTGGCTTCTCGTTCTCTTATAACTTTGGGGTCGGCTATCCATTCATTGAGGCTTTGTGACCTCAGAGATACCAAGTGTGTCACTCACAAAAGAACACTCCCATTGAACACAAACAATgccagaaaataataataataataataataataataacaataataataataattaataaacacAATTAAACAACTATCACATCGTAGTTCTTCTTTAGATTCCCTCTCTAAAGATTTCCAAACTTGCAAACAACCATccacaaaagaaatatttaccctTAACCCGCGGAGGTGGAGAGAGTAAACTCGCTGCCCAAGCAAGGAGAACTCTCCTACTCCGCCGCAAAGAGCAAAAAGACAAAGGACCGAGCCTCggagaagaaggaaaaaaaaaatcgaagCAGAAACTAAGTTCTCTCTCTAGTAACTAGAGAGAGAAACAAGCTATGACTAACTGAAAATACAACCTAAGTCTCACCCCGTCCACAGTTCATGTTATCTCAAAGGGTGGATTTGAAGATTTCAACAAAAACACTTCTCCATAAATATGGCAAACTCGTTAAAATCAATCTTTCCATCTGATCCATACTTTTGAACTGCACTGATCATTTCTGTACACTTGTCCACCTTTGATCCTTCATTTATGAAGCCTAAACAACACAAAACTCTATGCAAGTCTTTACCGTCTATAAACCCATCTTTATTCTCATCAAAAATGTCAAAAGCATCTTTCACTTCCTCTAAGCTTGGTTCATGCTCCTCAAACAGTCTTGAGAGCTCTCTTGCATCGTACCTTTCTTGAAGGTCATCATCTGAGTCACATTGTTGTATTCCTAGTCTGTCCATCACCATCTTCATATCTCCTCCACTGATCAGTAGCTTTTCTTGATGTTCTTTGGCTATCTTGGTGGATGCCTTGAGTCTGCTACGGATAAAGTTGACTAAGGGTTGAAAATAAAAGAGGAAGACATCAGAGAGAATACCATAAAGAGTATTCAAGATGCCGTCGTGGATAAATTTGAGCCGAGTTGAGATTGCATTTGATGTTACCTTCTCCATTGCTGAAGGAACGAAATGCTTGGAGTCTTGGAGATTTTGTATACAAGACCTTGTCTTTAATCTTATCTGCAAGTCAACAAGCTAACTTCCATCAGGGGGCGAAGTCGTCTGTCTTTGTGTAATCATAATAAATTATTGCTGATCAAACTTCCTGGAAATTGtgcagaaaataaatgtatgcAACTTGTGAAAAGCAAGTCATACCCAGCgggcaaagaaaagtgaaaacaaCTATTATACTTAGAAATGACGGTGTTCTTGAGGAACTGATTCTGAAACTTATAACATTAACCAGGCTAGCCCCGCCCGCAATAGAATTTTGGTTGGAGTCATTATCTTAATTTTCTGAGGAAATGTTCCATGGAAATGGAATTAGGAATCTTTTATGTCATTTTCTTCTGATATTAATTAACAATTCTCAATATCTAAGCCAAATTAAGCTTGGGGAGTGGAACTTTTGTAGAATTTTCGAGGAATTTTCTAGAATTTTATATGTCATTATCTTACACATGTCGAGCTGACCGTGGGCCGACCACGCACTTCAGTTTTCTGAATagatataggaaatattcctATTAAAGTGTGAACACAAATTCGTTGTTAATTAATAGGAAATTTTTATCCTGaattagttaattatgaatttaaattataaatatataaatttatttattttatgtgtaaattttattatattataatttataatgcataatatatatatatatatatatatatatatatatatatatatatataaaagttctttacttaaaaaaaatatCTAATATCTGTTACAAATTCATTAATCCAACCATGTAaattttgtatatttttatttgtgatctttttctataattcttaaaaattaactTGCTCTTGTCAAAATACATATTTTatttaagaaga harbors:
- the LOC110673146 gene encoding probable calcium-binding protein CML45, producing MEKVTSNAISTRLKFIHDGILNTLYGILSDVFLFYFQPLVNFIRSRLKASTKIAKEHQEKLLISGGDMKMVMDRLGIQQCDSDDDLQERYDARELSRLFEEHEPSLEEVKDAFDIFDENKDGFIDGKDLHRVLCCLGFINEGSKVDKCTEMISAVQKYGSDGKIDFNEFAIFMEKCFC